One genomic segment of Bacteroidota bacterium includes these proteins:
- a CDS encoding metal-dependent transcriptional regulator: protein MISQTEENYLKAIFKLSEISDKNINTNAISEKMGIAAASVTDMLKKLAQKKLINYEKYYGVTLTASGKKEALRLIRSHRLWETFLVDRLKFNWDEVHDMAEELEHIKNDTLTEKLESYLGFPKFDPHGDPIPDVHGNIAYHEEVTLDKMQVGDTGIIVGVIDHSSDFLKYLNKIQLVLQAKMLILDDEEYDKSKHIRINNKSDIVISQKVAGNLIVRKIN, encoded by the coding sequence ATTATATCACAAACGGAAGAAAACTATTTGAAAGCCATTTTTAAATTAAGTGAGATATCAGATAAAAATATTAATACCAACGCTATTTCTGAAAAAATGGGAATTGCTGCCGCATCGGTTACGGATATGTTGAAAAAGTTGGCGCAAAAAAAATTAATTAATTACGAAAAATATTATGGTGTTACATTAACTGCAAGCGGAAAAAAAGAAGCACTTCGTTTAATTCGCAGCCATCGCTTATGGGAAACATTTTTGGTTGATCGTTTAAAATTTAATTGGGATGAAGTGCATGATATGGCTGAGGAATTAGAGCATATAAAAAATGATACGCTCACTGAAAAATTAGAGAGCTATCTGGGTTTTCCCAAATTTGATCCGCATGGTGATCCTATTCCTGATGTGCATGGCAATATTGCATATCATGAGGAAGTAACTCTGGATAAAATGCAGGTGGGGGATACAGGAATTATTGTTGGAGTAATTGATCACTCATCAGACTTTTTAAAATACTTGAATAAAATACAATTGGTGCTTCAGGCAAAAATGTTGATTTTAGATGATGAAGAATATGATAAGTCAAAGCATATACGCATTAATAATAAATCCGATATAGTTATCTCTCAGAAAGTAGCAGGAAATCTTATTGTAAGAAAGATTAATTGA
- a CDS encoding CoA-binding protein, which yields MENKKTVVLGASPKPERYAYKAIKQLGQHGHDIVAIGNRAAMVDTVAIQTNLPDEKNVDTVTLYLNPVRQKEYYDYILSLKPKRIIFNPGTENDELEELAKKNGIETVEACTLVLLSINQY from the coding sequence ATGGAAAATAAAAAAACAGTAGTTCTGGGTGCTTCACCTAAGCCTGAGCGTTATGCTTACAAAGCAATAAAACAGTTGGGTCAACATGGTCATGATATAGTGGCAATAGGAAATCGAGCAGCAATGGTGGATACAGTTGCTATTCAAACCAACTTGCCTGACGAGAAAAATGTAGATACCGTTACGCTATATTTAAATCCGGTGCGGCAAAAAGAATATTATGATTATATCCTGAGCTTAAAGCCAAAGCGGATTATTTTTAATCCGGGAACAGAGAATGATGAATTGGAAGAATTAGCGAAAAAAAACGGAATTGAAACTGTTGAAGCATGTACCTTAGTTTTGCTTTCAATAAACCAATATTGA
- a CDS encoding 3-oxoacyl-ACP synthase III family protein, which translates to MHSVITGTGCYIPEIIKTNKQFANHDFYDLNNKRIETPAQEIAEKFQQITGIEERRYASSDMNTSDMATIAARRAIEASGIDPETLDQIIFAHNFGDVTKHTIQTDVLPPLASRLKNTLAIKNPACIPYDILFGCPGWLQGLIQGHAFIQSGQAKKCLVIGAEMLSRVLDIYDRDSMIFSDGAGACILEAIPAEKTQSGILGISAMAHCGEEMNYLRFNKSNFPESDPRIRYIKMKGRKVYEYAITYVPQAMKQCLENSGVNITDVKKVFMHQANEKMDEGIIKGLYKLYGITDLPEHIMPMSIHKLGNSSVATIPTLLDRVLKGEMPEHVLNNGDIILLASVGAGMNINAVCYRI; encoded by the coding sequence ATGCATTCAGTAATTACAGGAACAGGTTGTTATATTCCTGAAATAATAAAAACAAATAAACAGTTTGCAAATCATGATTTTTATGATTTGAATAACAAACGCATTGAAACACCTGCACAGGAAATTGCAGAAAAATTCCAGCAAATAACGGGTATAGAAGAGCGGCGATATGCGTCATCAGATATGAATACCAGTGATATGGCTACCATAGCAGCTCGTCGGGCAATTGAGGCTTCGGGTATTGATCCTGAAACATTAGATCAGATAATTTTCGCTCATAATTTTGGTGATGTAACCAAGCATACTATTCAAACGGATGTGTTACCACCACTTGCCTCCCGACTTAAAAATACATTGGCTATAAAAAATCCTGCGTGTATTCCTTATGATATTTTATTTGGTTGTCCGGGATGGTTGCAGGGATTAATTCAGGGGCATGCGTTTATTCAATCCGGCCAGGCAAAAAAATGTTTGGTTATAGGTGCTGAAATGTTATCTCGAGTATTAGATATTTATGATCGTGACAGTATGATTTTTTCCGATGGCGCCGGGGCATGTATTCTTGAAGCTATTCCTGCAGAAAAAACACAAAGTGGAATTCTCGGTATTTCCGCAATGGCTCATTGTGGTGAGGAAATGAATTATCTGCGTTTTAATAAATCTAATTTTCCTGAATCGGATCCACGTATTCGATATATAAAAATGAAAGGTCGTAAAGTATATGAGTATGCCATAACCTATGTGCCGCAGGCGATGAAACAATGTCTTGAAAATAGCGGTGTAAATATTACAGATGTAAAAAAAGTATTTATGCATCAGGCAAATGAAAAGATGGACGAAGGCATAATAAAAGGGTTGTACAAATTATATGGTATAACTGATTTGCCGGAACATATAATGCCGATGAGTATTCATAAGTTAGGCAATAGCTCGGTAGCAACTATCCCTACTTTATTAGATAGAGTTTTAAAAGGGGAAATGCCTGAACATGTTTTAAATAATGGCGATATTATTTTACTTGCATCAGTTGGTGCAGGTATGAATATAAATGCAGTTTGTTATCGCATTTAA
- a CDS encoding T9SS type A sorting domain-containing protein, with protein sequence MLYRYLITLCIFVLSISFSQAQFIYLAPPAPTEIAEAPHWAQLMYADNPNVFTVEDAYTKYYKNHLFEKNYHTQYYKRWRRFVEPYIQTDGTYILPDAETLIAQDEIMRNKHLSGTRSSSGDWTNVGPYQVYNQEGDFSNDQTNVYSIDQSTSNPNILYCGTEPGEIYKSTDAGATWESVTHDYYFSGVEAIEIDPTNADIVYAANGYSLFKTTNGGVTWNSMLYATGLWPHEILVNPSNTNIVIIVGENGVYRSTDAGDTWTHLFSAKAWDIKLKSDDDNTVYLLKNNATEKRSEFFVSTDMGETFILKDNGWYSSTDPSRYAGGSRIAVTPADPNRIYVYLIGDAKSGDYGYIGIYRSDDGGETWTLPNGPDGGPYNATHQNLAIGWVGWDYHQGFYNCAIMASNDDADNILIGGLNLWKSDDGGNTFTPLGGYISSTLDMHPDMQDFRANENGYWITSDGGVNYSNDFFFSENLRKSAGIHGAEYWGFGQGWNEDVTVGGLYHNGVIAFYSPYEAGNYLQLGGGEPASGYVNPGNNRKIYSTQIGSAIIPESIGEPILYGSFGIEPNESYWTAASSELEFYPSCYNICFTGKEHKLWKSEDGGSSFNALYTFGTNANASVRYIEIARNNPDIMYVTQAPAASGSGKLWKTTDGGISFSEITIPSVAGGSKDRILIAINPENPEQIYLAYPGAYDGSKIFYSDNSGTSWSNITNSILNSEDCRSISYVAGTDGGLYYATNYSIYYYNHSLGWNEFNNGLPFYTNSNILKPFYRDGKIRIATYGKGIWESALYEDPAYPIAQATVNKFNTFCATDTFYFEDYSFLNHEGATWSWTFEDATPATSDIRNPKIVFNSIGMHNATLTVTDINGNSSSNTITIEIQEVDRTNIAEDFEATFPPDYWTTSGVNSGASIWNKTDFAGGYSTSSNSALANNYDVNLEGGYSDLRAFINLEDITDPILTFDIAYTPYASGYIDSLAVLITTDCGETFTQVYYKGGFDLATAPTYSGGYFIPEDDEWRTDTILLNDFIGESNAIIAFRNIGGWGQLLYIDNVNLNGTAVSIQTPENINVNFFPNPVIAGNYITLSGSGLENFDVEIFNMDGKMVKKQQIHTGEKILIDITFSSGIYTFKIAGDSFMRFGKIVVL encoded by the coding sequence ATGTTATATCGCTACTTAATTACTCTCTGCATTTTTGTATTATCAATTTCTTTTTCACAAGCACAATTTATTTATTTAGCTCCACCTGCTCCAACAGAAATAGCGGAGGCACCACATTGGGCGCAATTGATGTATGCCGATAATCCGAATGTATTTACTGTGGAGGATGCATATACAAAGTATTATAAAAATCATCTTTTCGAAAAAAATTATCATACGCAATATTATAAACGTTGGAGAAGATTTGTTGAACCGTATATTCAAACCGATGGCACTTATATTTTACCCGATGCAGAAACATTAATTGCACAAGATGAAATAATGCGTAATAAACATTTAAGTGGAACAAGATCTTCTTCAGGTGATTGGACAAATGTGGGTCCTTATCAAGTGTATAATCAGGAAGGAGATTTTTCTAATGATCAAACTAATGTGTATAGTATTGATCAAAGTACGAGTAATCCAAATATTTTGTATTGCGGAACAGAACCGGGAGAAATTTATAAATCAACAGATGCCGGAGCAACATGGGAAAGTGTTACTCACGATTATTATTTCAGTGGTGTGGAAGCAATTGAAATTGATCCTACGAATGCAGATATTGTATATGCAGCAAATGGATATAGTTTATTTAAAACAACGAATGGAGGTGTAACATGGAATTCAATGTTATATGCAACAGGTTTATGGCCACATGAAATTTTAGTAAATCCATCAAATACAAATATTGTAATTATCGTCGGTGAAAATGGTGTGTATCGCAGTACAGATGCAGGTGATACCTGGACGCATTTATTTTCTGCAAAGGCATGGGATATTAAATTAAAATCAGATGATGATAACACCGTGTATTTATTAAAAAATAATGCAACAGAAAAACGCAGTGAATTTTTTGTGTCAACCGATATGGGAGAAACTTTTATTTTAAAAGATAATGGATGGTATAGTAGTACTGATCCTTCACGTTATGCTGGCGGTTCCAGAATAGCTGTTACACCCGCAGATCCCAATCGTATTTATGTGTATTTAATTGGTGATGCAAAATCCGGCGATTATGGTTATATCGGAATTTATCGCAGTGATGATGGCGGCGAAACATGGACATTGCCCAACGGTCCGGATGGTGGCCCTTATAATGCAACTCATCAAAATCTCGCTATCGGTTGGGTTGGTTGGGATTATCATCAGGGATTTTATAATTGCGCAATTATGGCGAGTAATGATGATGCAGATAACATTTTAATTGGTGGTTTAAATTTATGGAAGAGTGATGATGGTGGAAATACATTTACTCCACTGGGCGGATACATCAGTTCCACTTTAGATATGCATCCCGATATGCAGGATTTTCGTGCAAATGAAAATGGATATTGGATAACAAGTGATGGTGGTGTAAATTATAGTAATGATTTTTTTTTCAGTGAAAATTTGAGAAAGTCTGCAGGAATTCACGGTGCAGAATATTGGGGTTTCGGACAAGGATGGAATGAAGATGTTACTGTTGGTGGATTATATCACAATGGAGTAATTGCTTTTTATTCTCCGTACGAAGCAGGTAATTATTTACAACTCGGTGGCGGCGAACCTGCATCGGGTTATGTGAATCCGGGAAACAATAGAAAAATTTATTCAACACAAATTGGTTCTGCAATTATTCCCGAATCAATTGGCGAACCAATTTTATATGGCAGTTTTGGAATTGAACCCAACGAAAGTTATTGGACAGCAGCAAGCAGTGAATTAGAATTTTATCCTTCATGCTATAATATTTGTTTTACAGGAAAGGAACATAAATTATGGAAGTCAGAAGATGGTGGTTCCTCTTTTAATGCATTATATACTTTCGGAACAAATGCAAATGCATCAGTAAGATATATTGAAATAGCCCGTAATAATCCCGATATAATGTATGTGACGCAAGCACCTGCTGCAAGTGGAAGTGGTAAGCTTTGGAAAACAACAGATGGCGGAATTTCATTTTCAGAAATTACAATTCCTTCAGTTGCCGGCGGATCAAAAGACAGAATTTTAATTGCTATTAATCCTGAAAATCCAGAGCAGATTTATTTAGCTTATCCGGGTGCTTATGATGGCAGTAAAATATTTTATTCTGATAACAGTGGAACATCATGGTCCAATATTACCAACAGCATTTTAAACAGTGAAGATTGCAGAAGTATAAGTTATGTTGCGGGAACTGATGGCGGATTATATTATGCAACTAACTACAGCATTTATTATTACAATCATTCTTTAGGTTGGAATGAATTTAATAATGGATTACCTTTTTATACCAACAGCAATATCTTAAAACCATTTTATCGTGATGGAAAAATTCGTATTGCAACGTATGGAAAAGGTATTTGGGAAAGTGCATTGTATGAAGATCCTGCTTATCCGATTGCACAGGCAACAGTAAATAAATTTAATACATTCTGTGCAACAGATACTTTTTATTTTGAAGATTATTCTTTTTTAAATCATGAGGGTGCAACCTGGAGCTGGACATTTGAAGATGCAACACCGGCAACATCTGATATTCGAAATCCGAAAATTGTTTTTAATAGTATTGGAATGCATAATGCAACGCTTACAGTTACAGATATAAATGGAAACAGCAGCAGCAATACAATTACAATTGAAATTCAGGAAGTGGACAGAACAAATATTGCGGAGGATTTTGAAGCTACATTTCCTCCGGATTATTGGACAACAAGCGGAGTAAATAGCGGTGCTTCCATTTGGAACAAAACAGATTTTGCAGGTGGATATAGTACAAGCAGCAATAGTGCATTAGCAAATAATTACGATGTAAATCTGGAAGGTGGATATAGTGATTTACGTGCATTTATAAATCTGGAAGATATAACAGATCCCATACTCACTTTCGATATTGCTTACACTCCGTATGCGAGTGGCTACATTGATTCTCTTGCAGTTTTAATTACAACGGATTGCGGAGAAACCTTTACGCAAGTGTATTATAAAGGTGGTTTTGATTTAGCAACCGCACCAACATATTCAGGTGGATATTTTATTCCTGAAGACGATGAATGGAGAACAGATACAATTCTATTAAATGACTTTATTGGTGAGTCGAATGCAATTATCGCATTTCGAAATATTGGCGGTTGGGGGCAATTACTTTATATAGATAATGTGAATTTAAATGGAACAGCAGTGTCTATTCAAACACCGGAAAACATAAATGTAAATTTCTTTCCTAATCCTGTAATTGCAGGAAATTATATTACACTTTCTGGAAGTGGTTTAGAAAATTTTGATGTGGAGATTTTTAATATGGATGGAAAGATGGTAAAGAAACAACAAATACATACAGGTGAAAAAATTTTAATAGATATTACATTCAGCAGCGGTATTTATACATTTAAAATTGCGGGTGATAGTTTTATGCGCTTTGGTAAAATTGTGGTGCTGTAA
- a CDS encoding aminotransferase class I/II-fold pyridoxal phosphate-dependent enzyme: MKQNKWSKGFASLCVEHINLEKKILPHAEAIYATSAFTFESPQHAMELFNDRDKGYIYSRWSNPTVEMAEQKLALLETYKTDISARAQLFSSGMAAISAVILSVVKEGEKMLTQHQLYGTTDELMQSLLPEFGIETINADLHNLKAVESLLQSDKKIKLIYIESPSNPLMEVFDISALCNMALTYKVKVAVDNTFSTSYLQQPLKLGADFSVYSTTKFLNGHGNSLGGAVIGKDKKFIKEKVWRYVKLLGSNSNAFDAWLLLQGLKTLSLRMDRHCVNAKLVAEFLQQHRAIAHINYTGFKTHPQYNIIKKQMRLPGSMLSFELKGGLSAGKKLMKKVKVCKLVTSLGTTDTLIQHPASMTHVNVSVERRIAMGLTDGFVRMSVGIEDAEDIINDLKYALE, from the coding sequence TTGAAACAGAATAAGTGGAGTAAAGGTTTTGCCTCGTTGTGTGTGGAGCATATTAATTTGGAAAAGAAAATTTTGCCACATGCAGAAGCTATCTATGCCACATCTGCTTTTACATTCGAGTCGCCGCAGCATGCAATGGAATTATTCAACGATAGAGATAAAGGATATATCTATTCTCGTTGGAGCAATCCCACAGTGGAAATGGCGGAACAAAAACTTGCATTGTTAGAAACATACAAAACTGATATTTCAGCAAGAGCGCAATTATTCAGCAGTGGTATGGCGGCAATTTCAGCAGTGATTCTTTCGGTTGTAAAAGAAGGTGAAAAAATGCTTACTCAACATCAATTATATGGAACAACCGATGAATTAATGCAATCGCTATTACCTGAATTTGGAATTGAAACAATAAATGCTGACTTACATAATTTAAAAGCAGTAGAATCTTTATTACAATCCGACAAAAAAATAAAATTGATTTATATCGAATCACCATCAAATCCATTGATGGAAGTTTTTGATATATCTGCATTATGCAATATGGCATTAACGTATAAAGTGAAAGTTGCAGTGGATAATACTTTTTCTACAAGTTATTTACAACAACCATTAAAATTGGGTGCTGATTTTTCTGTGTATTCCACCACAAAATTTTTAAACGGACATGGCAATAGTTTAGGTGGAGCTGTAATTGGAAAAGACAAAAAATTTATAAAAGAAAAAGTATGGCGCTATGTGAAATTACTCGGCTCCAACAGTAATGCATTTGATGCATGGTTATTATTGCAGGGATTAAAAACCTTATCCTTGCGTATGGATCGTCATTGTGTAAATGCAAAACTGGTAGCAGAATTTTTACAACAACATCGAGCCATTGCACATATTAATTACACCGGATTTAAAACACATCCACAATACAACATCATTAAAAAACAAATGCGCTTGCCGGGTTCTATGTTGAGTTTTGAATTAAAAGGCGGATTGTCAGCAGGAAAAAAATTGATGAAGAAAGTAAAAGTGTGTAAATTAGTTACCAGTCTCGGCACTACGGATACATTGATACAGCATCCCGCATCCATGACGCATGTAAATGTATCTGTAGAAAGAAGGATTGCGATGGGATTAACCGATGGATTTGTGCGCATGAGCGTGGGTATAGAAGATGCAGAAGATATAATTAATGATTTGAAGTATGCATTGGAATAA
- a CDS encoding NAD(P)/FAD-dependent oxidoreductase, which produces MYFFDDLSLPTIIIIGGGFGGLQLVKRLNDKPYRVLLLDKHNYHTFQPLLYQIASAGISADAIAFPFRRKIGPYPNIAFRMAEVTEVSPVNKIVHTNIGDFNYDYLIIATGSTTNYFGNVNLEKYGLPLKSIPDSLNLRSDILQEFETALITEAIESQDRFLKFVIVGGGPTGVELAGALAEIKKYVLPKDYTEIKKDRMHVKLIEAGDRLLPPMSEKSSRLAKKYVEQLGVEVLLNTTVTDYDGVVITLGDGQKIESENVIWTAGVKGVVLNGIPKELIVRGNRYKVDAFNRIEGYDNIFAIGDIALMTADPKYPKGHPGVAQGAVQQAKNLGKNFMRMHHKKELLPFRYHDKGSMATIGRHRAVVDLPYVSFGGYLAWYVWMFVHLMTLVGFRNRFMVFMSWMWNYFTYDRALRLIIRPYKRPE; this is translated from the coding sequence ATGTATTTCTTTGATGACTTGTCACTACCTACTATTATTATAATTGGTGGTGGCTTTGGTGGTTTGCAATTGGTGAAACGTTTAAATGATAAACCTTATCGTGTACTACTTCTGGATAAACATAATTATCACACATTTCAACCCTTGTTATATCAAATTGCTTCGGCAGGTATCAGTGCGGATGCAATTGCATTTCCCTTCCGCAGAAAAATTGGTCCTTATCCCAATATTGCATTTCGCATGGCAGAAGTAACAGAAGTATCGCCGGTAAATAAAATTGTACATACTAACATCGGTGATTTTAATTATGATTATTTAATAATTGCGACGGGATCTACAACAAATTATTTTGGAAATGTAAATCTGGAAAAATATGGTTTGCCTCTTAAAAGCATTCCGGATTCTCTGAATTTACGCAGTGATATTTTACAGGAATTTGAAACAGCATTAATTACAGAGGCGATTGAATCACAGGATAGGTTTTTAAAATTTGTAATTGTTGGCGGTGGACCTACCGGTGTTGAACTTGCGGGTGCATTGGCAGAAATAAAAAAGTATGTGTTACCAAAAGATTATACGGAAATAAAAAAAGATCGCATGCATGTAAAATTGATTGAGGCAGGTGATCGATTGCTTCCACCAATGAGTGAAAAATCCAGCAGACTTGCAAAAAAATATGTGGAGCAATTAGGTGTTGAGGTATTGTTGAATACAACAGTTACGGATTATGATGGAGTGGTAATTACATTGGGTGATGGACAAAAAATTGAATCAGAAAATGTGATATGGACTGCAGGTGTAAAAGGTGTTGTACTGAATGGAATTCCAAAAGAATTAATTGTGCGTGGCAACAGATATAAAGTGGATGCATTTAATCGTATTGAAGGTTATGACAATATTTTTGCTATTGGAGATATTGCATTAATGACTGCCGATCCTAAATATCCGAAAGGACATCCCGGTGTTGCACAAGGTGCTGTTCAACAAGCAAAAAATCTCGGTAAAAATTTTATGCGCATGCATCACAAAAAAGAATTATTACCTTTTCGATATCACGACAAAGGAAGCATGGCAACCATAGGCAGACACAGAGCTGTGGTGGATCTTCCTTATGTTTCTTTTGGTGGATATTTAGCTTGGTATGTCTGGATGTTTGTACACTTAATGACCTTGGTTGGTTTTCGAAATCGGTTTATGGTATTCATGAGTTGGATGTGGAATTATTTTACTTACGACCGTGCATTGCGTTTAATAATTCGTCCGTATAAGCGACCTGAATAA
- a CDS encoding 3'-5' exonuclease translates to MLNDLLPENLLVFDIETVPAEKDFNNLNPALQKLWEDKNGRNRPEDESPEKYYFNRAGIFAEFGKVVVIVCGYMQKKNNAYHLKLKTYKNHNEKELLQEFSHTLINVSKNNFQLCGHNIREFDVPWLCRRMLINGLPLPHAIDLYGKKPWEVNHVDTLDLWKFGDFKHYTSLNLLANILDIPTPKDNMDGSMVGKSYWEEDGLDNIAVYCNKDVIAVAQLIMRLKGLPLIAEEHITFSE, encoded by the coding sequence ATGCTGAACGACTTACTCCCTGAAAATCTGCTTGTGTTTGATATAGAAACTGTACCGGCAGAAAAAGACTTTAATAATTTAAATCCTGCATTACAAAAATTGTGGGAAGATAAAAATGGTCGTAACAGACCGGAAGATGAATCACCCGAGAAATATTATTTTAATCGTGCAGGAATTTTTGCTGAGTTTGGAAAAGTGGTTGTTATTGTTTGTGGTTATATGCAGAAAAAAAACAATGCATATCATCTGAAATTGAAAACATATAAAAATCATAACGAGAAAGAATTGTTGCAGGAATTTTCTCACACACTTATTAATGTTTCTAAAAATAATTTTCAGTTATGCGGACATAATATCCGTGAGTTTGATGTGCCTTGGTTATGTCGTCGTATGCTGATTAATGGATTGCCCCTTCCCCATGCAATTGATTTATATGGAAAAAAACCCTGGGAAGTAAATCATGTTGATACATTAGATCTTTGGAAGTTTGGTGATTTTAAACATTACACTTCTTTAAATCTGCTTGCAAATATTTTAGATATTCCTACACCAAAAGATAATATGGATGGCAGTATGGTTGGCAAATCATATTGGGAAGAAGATGGATTAGATAACATTGCAGTGTATTGTAATAAAGATGTAATTGCAGTTGCGCAACTTATTATGCGTTTAAAAGGATTGCCATTGATAGCAGAAGAACATATTACTTTTTCGGAATAG